The DNA segment AAGTTCTGAAAAACAAAGAGCAATCCTACAACGTTTACGAAGCATCCCTAAACCTGTCTGGTTTATTTTAGCAAACGTTGCTGCCTTTTGGCTTATGATCGCAGGGTTTGTTATTTTTTACCTTCTCTGGTTAAAAGACTTGTAAAAGTTATTTTTTGTAAGAGCTTATTTTTTGTACTTTGAAAAGATGCATGCATGAAGATATGCCCCAATGAACATGCCTACAATGCCAAAAAGAATCGGTATGTTTCCCAAGCCTATTGATGCAATTGCAGCTCCAGGGCACATCCCGCTTAAACCCCAACCAACTCCAAAAATAACGGCTCCCATGAGCTGTTCTTTTGAGGCTTCTGCTTGTCTTTTTGCAACAGCACAGCCAAGCTGTTTTCCTAGCAGTCTGGGAATTACTTGATAGGCAAGTAACGTTACTATAACCGCACTTGCCATGACGAGAAGCAAGCCAAAGTCTTTGAAAAGAAGAAAACTAAGAACGACTTCTGGTTTTGCCATTCCTGAAATTGCAAGACCATAACCAAAAAATAAACCACCCACGACAACCCATAGGATTTTCTTAACGGACATCAAATTCTGCTTGGATGTTAAACGTTTACGCATCATCCCACCACCCCTGTAAGTCCTGCTGTGAGGTGAGCAACAATAATTGCTACGATAAAGAACACTGCAACGTTAATGAGACTCTCCTTTGAAAGGCTTGCAAGTCCGCAAATTCCATGACCTGACGTACACCCACCACTCATTCTCGTGCCAAACCCCACTAAAACTCCTGCAAGGAGCAAGCGTTTCCAAGAAAGAGCTGTGATAAATGACGTGTTATGCGTTATTGAGTACAGCCCTGCTCCAAGAACAATGCTTAGTGCAAAAAGTAAACGCCAATTTCTTGATTCTAAATACTTTTTTTGCTGTAAGAAAGAACAGTTTGAAATATAGGAAAGCGTGCTGGTAAAAAACGTGCTTGCACCTGCGATAATCCCTGTTTTTAAATAAATAAGACTAATGCCAACGCCAATAAGAAATCCTCCAAGAAGATAGTGTGCAACACCTAGAGGAAAAAGTGATGATACGTCTATCATGAATCAAAAACCTCGCTCATTCTCTTTATTAATTTTTGTATCAGTTCAGGAACACATAGATACGAATAGGTCCTGTCTATCAAACAGGTGCAACAATATGTTCTTCACTTGCTTTCTGGGATTGCCCTTATCCCCACTTGTCGAAATTCACCCTACGACACAAGGAGCAGTATGAGCATCTTCAAAAAATTTCTTGTAATAAAAAAACACAGGGGAAACAAAGACAGAAAAACAAGACAAAAAAACAGGAACAACAAACAAGAACAAAAAGGCAAGAACAAGAGCATAGCAAGATTTATAACTATCCT comes from the Candidatus Woesearchaeota archaeon genome and includes:
- a CDS encoding YeeE/YedE family protein, with protein sequence MLWVVVGGLFFGYGLAISGMAKPEVVLSFLLFKDFGLLLVMASAVIVTLLAYQVIPRLLGKQLGCAVAKRQAEASKEQLMGAVIFGVGWGLSGMCPGAAIASIGLGNIPILFGIVGMFIGAYLHACIFSKYKK
- a CDS encoding YeeE/YedE family protein codes for the protein MIDVSSLFPLGVAHYLLGGFLIGVGISLIYLKTGIIAGASTFFTSTLSYISNCSFLQQKKYLESRNWRLLFALSIVLGAGLYSITHNTSFITALSWKRLLLAGVLVGFGTRMSGGCTSGHGICGLASLSKESLINVAVFFIVAIIVAHLTAGLTGVVG